A genomic region of Antennarius striatus isolate MH-2024 chromosome 2, ASM4005453v1, whole genome shotgun sequence contains the following coding sequences:
- the sort1b gene encoding sortilin 1b, whose protein sequence is MGLLLPCTVLLCVCTVAAGLHFQLGSKPVGQSVFVKQVNAEGRASKRSPPALPAASEKHKINRRSAEEDESCKSLKGYETKLAVNTHRVTLNDLSGSVSLAWVGDGTGVILALTTFRVPFFLMKFGQSRLYRSEDYGKTFEDVTNLINNTFIRSEFGIAIGPENSGKVILTGDVSGGPGSRIFVSHDFGKTFTPLDLPFIPIWQITYNPEDSNVLQATSNDNELWLSEDFGSTWRKIYDRVCLVKWGRKSTIFFSSTTNGSCFDRGMLELKRTTNYGENFDTLIADKVYSFGVGGRFLFASVMTGKGTMRMIHVSGDQGDSWNMAQLPPVGHEQFYSILAANDEMVFMHVDELGDSGIGTIYASDDRGFVYSKSLERHLYTTTGGETDFTNVTSLRGVFTTSVLAEDNSVQSVVSFDQGGEWIPLRKPANSKCDATAKDPHMCSLHIHASYSTAVNLNIPMLPLSEPNALGLVLAHGSVGDAMSVLKPDVYVSDDGGYTWLKALDGPHHYAILDSGGLLVAVEHNPIETINQIKFSTDEGQCWSVYNFTEEPIYFTGLASEPGARSMNVSIWGYRDSLISQYWVSITIDFRDLLTRDCNVTDFEQWLAHSNDISDPKDGCMLGYKERFLRLKKDSVCWKGRDYQINTQPTPCPCTLDDFMCDFGYSRKTNSSECEEQPNLIGTVLEFCLHGREEQLQTQGYRKIPGDKCEGGKIPERKEIDLSARCDSDLLNPGLRVGGNSKTVFIVIAVIIVIVLSIVGGLMFIKKYVCGGRFLVHRYSVLQQNIEDNAADGMDEQLETNHTQNGKIVFHDDSDEDMLE, encoded by the exons ATGGGACTTTTGCTACCATGCACTGTGCTGTTATGCGTCTGCACTGTAGCAGCCGGTTTGCATTTTCAGCTGGGATCCAAACCCGTCGGGCAGTCGGTGTTTGTGAAGCAGGTAAACGCTGAAGGGAGAGCTTCCAAGAGGTCTCCACCTGCATTGCCAGCTGCCTCcgaaaagcacaaaataaatcGAAGAAGCGCCGAAGAGGACGAATCCTGCAAATCTCTCAAAGGATATGAAACCAAATTAGCCGTCAACACCCACCGT GTTACCCTCAATGACCTGAGTGGGTCTGTGTCGCTGGCCTGGGTTGGAGATGGCACAGGG gtcATCCTGGCTTTGACCACTTTTAGGGTGCCCTTCTTTTTGATGAAATTTGGGCAGTCCAGACTCTATCGAAG TGAGGACTATGGGAAGACTTTTGAAGATGTGACCAACCTCATTAACAACACCTTCATCAGATCAGAGTTTGGCATCGCTATCGGCCCAGAGAACTCTGGGAAA GTGATCCTTACAGGAGATGTGTCTGGAGGTCCTGGGTCTAGGATCTTTGTCTCTCATGACTTTGGAAAGACTTTTACCCCCCTAGACTTGCCCTTTATTCCCATTTGGCAGATCACCTACAATCCTGAAGATTCGAATGTGCTGCAGGCCACCAGTAATGAT AATGAACTGTGGCTGTCTGAAGATTTTGGCAGCACCTGGAGAAAGATCTATGACAGGGTGTGCTTGGTGAAGTG GGGAAGAAAAAGCACAATCTTCTTCTCATCCACCACCAATGGATCCTGCT tcGATAGAGGAATGCTGGAACTAAAGAGGACAACAAATTATGGTGAAAATTTTGACACTTTGATCGCCGATAAGGTCTACTCCTTCGGTGTGGGTGGGCGCTTCCTTTTTGCCTCTGTAATGACCGGCAAG GGGACCATGAGGATGATCCATGTGTCAGGGGACCAGGGCGACTCGTGGAACATGGCTCAGCTGCCCCCTGTTGGTCACGAGCAGTTCTACTCAATCCTTGCAGCAAATGATGAAATGGTTTTCATGCATGTCGATGAGCTTGGAG ATTCAGGAATTGGTACCATTTATGCATCAGATGACAGGGGCTTTGTGTACTCCAAGTCACTGGAGCGACACCTTTACACCACCACCGGTGGCGAGACCGACTTCACTAATGTCACCTCCCTGCGAGGAGTTTTCACCACCAGTGTCCTGGCAGAAG ATAACTCTGTGCAGTCTGTGGTGTCCTTTGATCAAGGAGGGGAGTGGATTCCCCTGAGGAAACCTGCCAACAGCAAGTGTGATGCTACAGCCAAAGACCCACATATG TGCAGCCTCCACATCCACGCCTCCTACAGCACAGCTGTGAACCTAAACATCCCCATGCTACCGCTCAGTGAACCAAATGCACTGGGTCTCGTCTTAGCTCATG GAAGTGTTGGTGATGCCATGTCAGTGTTGAAGCctgatgtgtatgtgtctgaTGATGGGGGGTATACGTGGTTGAAGGCCCTTGATGGGCCCCATCACTATGCCATTCTGGATTCTGGAGGGCTGTTGGTTGCTGTGGAACACAACCCTATTGAAACTATCAACCAGATCAA ATTCTCGACTGATGAAGGACAGTGTTGGAGTGTGTACAACTTTACCGAAGAACCAATTTACTTTACTGGTTTGGCATCAGAGCCCGGAGCTCGCTCCATGAATGTTAGTATCTGGGGCTACAGAGACTCCCTCATCAGCCAGTACTGGGTCTCCATCACCATTGACTTCAGAGATCTTCTCACCAGAGACT GTAACGTTACAGACTTTGAGCAATGGTTGGCACATTCCAATGACATCAGTGACCCCAAGGATgggtgcatgctgggatacaaAGAGCGGTTCCTGCGCCTCAAGAAAGACTCTGTTTGCTGGAAAGGACGGGATTACCAGATCAACACCCAACCAACCCCATGTCCGTGCACCCTGGATGACTTCATGTG TGACTTTGGATACTCCCGCAAGACGAACAGCTCAGAATGCGAAGAGCAGCCAAACCTGATAGGAACAGTGCTGGAGTTCTGTCTGCACGGCAGAGAGGAACAACTGCAGACTCAAGG CTACCGGAAAATCCCTGGAGACAAATGTGAGGGAGGAAAAATACCTGAACGTAAGGAGATTGACCTCAGCGCGAGGTGTGACAGCGACTTACTGAATCCAGGACTCAGG gttgGTGGCAACTCCAAGACTGTATTCATAGTGATAGCAGTCATTATAGTCATTGTGCTGAGCATTGTAGGAGGACTTATGTTTATCAAGAAATATGTCTGCGGTGGCAG GTTCCTGGTCCATAGGTACTCTGTACTGCAACAGAATATTGAAGACAATGCCGCTGATGGGATGGATGAACAGCTGGAGACCAACCACACCCAAAATGGCAAAATTGTGTTTCACGATGACTCAGATGAG GACATGCTTGAGTAG
- the ngrn gene encoding neugrin, which translates to MARPLHVVRLLSRVGAPSPPASINSCRLASRGAMGQNHGYRDRTSHRAPRHSDGMSDEGVDIEDVEEKLQALVDEERRRRTTVKYHMMRRKVSPRGAPQRTLNWDAIEQIRYLKQERPDEWTVDRLAEGFSVTPDVILRILRSKFVPTSEIKAKQNAKVMQNHGQQVQQVGAGTHLGKPTLLGKSTQTALPPGSGKGTLVPVTEKTLLPEVSTSLTETVAVTVKHRRIRTGFIKDTPVTEEDTTNYMNSTEDREDEETWDGWVVTEEELEKFREMEKSPVKQVGNEFFDVEGNLLYRI; encoded by the exons ATGGCCCGACCTCTCCACGTCGTCCGTCTCCTCTCCCGGGTCGGCGCTCCGTCTCCCCCAGCCTCCATTAACAGTTGTCGACTTGCAAGCAGAGGAGCCATGGGACAGAACCACGGGTATAGGGACAGGACATCCCACAGAGCTCCCAGGCACAGCGATGGGATGTCCGATGAAGGAGTCGACATTGAGGATGTGGAAGAGAAGCTTCAGGCGTTGGTTGA tgaaGAGAGAAGGAGACGAACCACTGTGAAATACCACATGATGAGAAGGAAGGTGAGTCCACGAGGAGCTCCTCAGAGGACGCTAAACTGGGATGCGATTGAGCAAATCAG ATACCTGAAGCAAGAGCGACCAGATGAATGGACGGTCGATCGTCTGGCTGAGGGATTTTCTGTCACCCCTGATGTCATCCTGAGAATCCTCCGGAGCAAGTTTGTTCCCACTTCTGAGATAAAAGCCAAGCAGAATGCCAAAGTAATGCAAAATCACGGTCAACAGGTGCAGCAGGTAGGTGCTGGGACCCATCTGGGCAAACCCACGCTTCTAGggaaaagcacacaaacagcacTCCCACCAGGAAGTGGGAAAGGCACACTGGTGCCTGTGACTGAGAAGACGCTGCTGCCTGAGGTGTCGACATCACTGACAGAGACGGTTGCTGTTACTGTGAAGCACAGACGGATCAGAACTGGTTTTATTAAAGATACCCCAGTGACAGAAGAAGACACAACCAATTACATGAATTCTACAGAGGacagagaggatgaagagaccTGGGATGGATGGGTGGTGACCGAGGAAGAACTGGAGAAGTTCAGGGAAATGGAAAAATCTCCTGTCAAGCAAGTTGGGAATGAGTTCTTTGATGTGGAGGGTAATTTATTGTATAGAATCTGA